From Haloarcula sp. CBA1127, a single genomic window includes:
- the leuD gene encoding 3-isopropylmalate dehydratase small subunit, whose product MSDATEDIPEVDYVEGSGIPIRGNDIDTDQIIPARFMKVVTFDGLGEFAFFDLRFDDEDNEKDHPFNEEQFQDSNVMVVNNNFGCGSSREHAPQALMRWGIDAIIGEGFAEIFAGNCLALGIPTVTADHETINALQQWVDDNPDGEIEVDVRAETVTYGDNEINVSVDRAQREALVEGNWDTTALMKANQNAIEETASELPYLDQTRSDIEADD is encoded by the coding sequence ATGAGCGACGCGACTGAAGACATCCCCGAAGTCGACTACGTTGAGGGGTCTGGTATCCCGATCCGCGGGAACGACATTGACACGGACCAGATAATCCCCGCGCGGTTCATGAAGGTCGTCACCTTCGACGGGCTGGGCGAGTTCGCCTTCTTCGACCTGCGGTTCGACGACGAGGACAACGAGAAGGACCATCCATTCAACGAAGAGCAGTTCCAGGACTCGAACGTGATGGTCGTCAACAACAACTTCGGCTGTGGCTCGTCCCGCGAACACGCGCCACAGGCCCTGATGCGCTGGGGCATCGACGCTATCATCGGCGAGGGCTTCGCCGAGATTTTCGCCGGGAACTGTCTGGCGCTTGGCATCCCGACGGTTACCGCCGACCACGAGACGATCAACGCGCTCCAGCAGTGGGTCGATGACAACCCCGACGGCGAGATTGAGGTCGACGTACGGGCGGAGACTGTCACCTACGGCGACAACGAAATCAATGTCAGCGTCGACCGCGCCCAGCGCGAGGCCCTCGTCGAGGGCAACTGGGACACGACGGCGCTGATGAAGGCCAACCAGAACGCTATCGAGGAGACGGCCTCGGAGTTGCCCTATCTCGATCAGACGCGGTCGGATATCGAAGCGGACGATTGA
- the pfkB gene encoding 1-phosphofructokinase has product MIVTVTYNPAVDQTIQFDEQMAPERVMRADKAQFDAGGKGINAAQFLTAMDRPCVATGLLGGFTGSFIRETLQDDGVETAFVDVDGTTRLNTTAIAAAEEYKLNQAGPAVDESVVDSLLEQVRAQSPDRILIGGSLPPGLSPDAIDRIAAGGDWETIVDTGGDVLRELDAQYGLCKPNRAELGDATGADVSTVEGCADAADAFRDRGFDRVLASLGGDGAVLVGDTGRLYAEALDIDVIDTVGAGDALLSGVLSAWEAGADDETALRTGVAVSSQVVQRAGTAVPDLNDIDSLRDGVTVRQL; this is encoded by the coding sequence ATGATCGTCACCGTCACCTACAACCCCGCGGTCGACCAGACGATCCAGTTCGACGAGCAGATGGCTCCCGAGCGTGTCATGCGGGCCGACAAAGCGCAGTTTGACGCCGGCGGGAAAGGCATCAACGCCGCGCAGTTCCTCACCGCGATGGACCGGCCCTGCGTCGCGACGGGCCTGTTGGGTGGGTTCACCGGCTCGTTCATCAGAGAGACGCTGCAGGACGACGGCGTCGAGACGGCCTTTGTCGACGTGGACGGAACGACCCGGCTCAACACCACTGCCATCGCAGCCGCGGAGGAATACAAGCTGAACCAGGCCGGACCAGCCGTCGACGAGTCGGTCGTCGACTCACTGCTCGAACAGGTGCGAGCGCAGTCCCCCGACCGCATACTCATCGGTGGGAGCCTGCCGCCGGGGCTGTCCCCCGATGCTATCGACCGCATCGCGGCCGGCGGCGACTGGGAGACCATCGTCGACACCGGCGGCGACGTTCTTCGAGAACTTGACGCGCAGTATGGGCTCTGTAAGCCGAACCGCGCCGAACTCGGTGACGCGACCGGGGCCGACGTCTCTACCGTCGAGGGGTGTGCGGACGCGGCGGACGCGTTCCGGGACCGGGGCTTCGACCGCGTGCTGGCTTCCCTCGGCGGGGACGGCGCGGTCCTTGTCGGCGACACAGGCCGACTGTACGCGGAGGCGCTCGACATCGATGTTATCGACACCGTCGGGGCCGGTGACGCGCTTCTCTCGGGCGTTCTGAGCGCCTGGGAAGCCGGCGCGGACGACGAGACGGCGCTCCGGACCGGTGTGGCCGTCTCCTCGCAGGTCGTCCAGCGGGCCGGCACGGCCGTTCCCGACCTGAACGACATCGACTCACTCCGGGATGGCGTGACGGTCCGACAGCTGTAG
- the glpR gene encoding HTH-type transcriptional regulator GlpR: MLPAERKRTIVQLVTERDGCSVSELAAELEFSKATIRRDLRDLESQGRIKRSHGGAVPASSAGTERPYGQREVDHYAEKQAIGERAAQEVREGHVICFDAGSTTMEVARAIPDTDYVAATNMPELATEVAERDVDAKLTGGSLRPRTRALVGPMAERAIGRMNFDLLFLGTNALDSAAGLSTPNEDEAAVKEMMVERARRVVLVADASKFGDRSFVSFADLEQVDLLVTDASPSGALATALADADVTVEEVST, encoded by the coding sequence ATGCTCCCGGCCGAGCGAAAGCGCACTATCGTCCAGTTGGTGACAGAGCGAGACGGCTGTTCAGTGTCGGAGCTGGCCGCGGAACTCGAGTTCTCGAAGGCGACGATACGCCGTGACCTCCGAGACCTGGAGTCGCAAGGCCGCATCAAGCGGTCCCACGGCGGTGCAGTACCGGCGTCCTCCGCCGGGACAGAACGACCGTACGGCCAGCGCGAGGTTGACCACTACGCGGAGAAACAGGCCATCGGCGAGCGGGCTGCACAGGAAGTCCGTGAGGGCCATGTGATCTGCTTCGATGCGGGCTCGACGACGATGGAAGTCGCTCGCGCGATTCCGGATACTGACTACGTCGCGGCAACGAATATGCCGGAACTCGCCACTGAAGTGGCCGAGCGAGACGTCGACGCGAAGCTCACCGGCGGGAGTCTCCGACCGCGGACCCGGGCGCTCGTCGGACCGATGGCCGAGCGAGCCATCGGACGAATGAACTTTGATCTGCTGTTTCTGGGGACGAACGCCCTCGACAGTGCCGCCGGGCTGTCGACGCCAAATGAAGACGAGGCGGCCGTCAAGGAAATGATGGTCGAGCGCGCCCGCCGAGTCGTGCTGGTCGCTGACGCGTCGAAGTTCGGCGACCGGAGTTTCGTCAGCTTTGCCGATCTGGAGCAGGTCGACCTGCTGGTCACTGACGCCAGCCCGTCAGGGGCGCTCGCTACGGCACTTGCGGACGCCGACGTGACTGTCGAGGAGGTCAGCACATGA
- the ilvC gene encoding ketol-acid reductoisomerase, whose protein sequence is MSDELTTTVYYDEDADVSTIDDETVAVLGYGSQGHAHALNLHESGVDVIVGLREDSSSWADAEDAGLRVETPDVAAGEADRVVMLVPDTIQPAVYEAIEDKLDAGDTLQFAHGFNIHYGQIEPPEDVDVTMVAPKSPGHLVRRTYERGEGTPGLIAVYQDATGNAKQESLAYAKGVGCTRAGVIETSFQEEVETDLFGEQAVLCGGVTEMVKAGFETLVDAGYAPEMAYFECLNELKLIVDLMYEGGHMGMWNSVSDTAEYGGLTRGEDVIDREGMEKILEEVQNGEFAREWINENQANRPAYKQYRDAEQNHQIEAVGENLRDLFAWGEDADAEKTEAPADD, encoded by the coding sequence ATGTCTGACGAACTTACCACAACAGTCTACTACGACGAAGACGCTGACGTATCGACCATCGACGACGAGACCGTAGCCGTGCTGGGCTACGGGTCGCAGGGCCACGCCCACGCGCTGAACCTTCACGAGTCCGGCGTCGACGTAATCGTCGGCCTCCGCGAGGACTCTTCGTCGTGGGCCGACGCCGAGGACGCGGGCCTCCGTGTCGAGACGCCCGACGTGGCCGCCGGTGAGGCGGACCGCGTCGTGATGCTCGTCCCTGACACGATCCAGCCCGCGGTCTACGAGGCCATCGAGGACAAACTGGACGCCGGCGACACGCTCCAGTTCGCACACGGCTTCAACATCCACTACGGCCAGATTGAACCGCCGGAAGACGTCGACGTGACGATGGTCGCGCCCAAATCGCCCGGCCACCTCGTGCGCCGGACCTACGAGCGCGGCGAGGGGACGCCAGGCCTCATCGCGGTGTATCAGGACGCGACCGGCAACGCCAAGCAGGAGTCGCTGGCCTACGCGAAGGGCGTCGGCTGTACCCGCGCTGGCGTCATCGAGACTTCCTTCCAGGAAGAGGTCGAGACGGACCTCTTCGGCGAGCAGGCCGTCCTCTGTGGCGGCGTTACCGAGATGGTCAAAGCCGGCTTCGAGACGCTGGTCGACGCCGGCTACGCGCCGGAGATGGCCTACTTCGAGTGCCTGAACGAACTCAAGCTCATTGTCGACCTGATGTACGAGGGCGGCCACATGGGGATGTGGAACTCCGTCTCTGACACCGCCGAGTACGGCGGGCTGACCCGCGGTGAGGATGTCATCGACCGCGAGGGCATGGAGAAAATCCTCGAGGAGGTCCAGAACGGCGAGTTCGCTCGCGAGTGGATCAACGAGAACCAGGCCAACCGGCCCGCCTACAAGCAGTACCGCGACGCTGAACAGAACCACCAGATCGAAGCCGTCGGTGAGAACCTGCGCGACCTGTTCGCGTGGGGCGAGGACGCCGACGCAGAGAAGACAGAAGCCCCAGCAGATGACTAA
- the leuC gene encoding 3-isopropylmalate dehydratase large subunit, with product MSSGTLYDKVWDQHKVTTLPNGQDQLFVGLHLIHEVTSPQAFGMLKERGLEVARPDLTHATVDHIVPTANQDRPYSDDAAETMMAELEENVRDAGIQFSDPTTGDQGIVHVIGPEQGITQPGKTIVCGDSHTSTHGAFGALAFGIGTSQIRDVLATQTIAMEKQKVRKIEVTGELDEGVEAKDIILEIIRRLGTEGGVGYVYEYAGETIENLDMEGRMSICNMSIEGGARAGYVNPDETTYEWLEETDYFQEHPEKFEELKPYWESIRSDDDAEYDDVVEIDASELDPVVTWGTTPGQGIGIDDPIPAPEDLADDKVDTARRAQEHMRVEPGETMEGYDIDVAFLGSCTNARLPDLRRAARIVKGREVADDVRAFVVPGSQRVQRAAEEEGLKDIFEEAGFEWRNAGCSMCLGMNEDQLEGDEACASSSNRNFVGRQGSKDGRTVLMNPRMVAAAAITGEVSDVRDLKEVTLA from the coding sequence ATGAGTTCGGGAACGCTGTACGACAAGGTATGGGACCAGCACAAAGTCACGACTCTGCCGAACGGCCAGGACCAGCTGTTCGTCGGGCTGCACCTCATCCACGAGGTCACCAGTCCGCAGGCGTTCGGGATGCTCAAGGAGCGCGGCCTTGAGGTTGCGCGCCCTGACCTGACTCACGCAACGGTCGACCACATCGTCCCGACCGCCAATCAGGACCGGCCCTACAGTGACGACGCGGCCGAGACGATGATGGCCGAACTCGAAGAGAACGTCCGTGACGCCGGTATCCAGTTCTCTGACCCGACGACGGGCGACCAGGGTATCGTCCACGTCATCGGCCCGGAGCAGGGCATCACCCAGCCCGGCAAGACCATCGTCTGTGGTGACAGCCACACCTCTACCCACGGCGCGTTCGGCGCGCTCGCGTTCGGTATCGGGACGAGCCAGATCCGCGACGTGCTGGCGACTCAGACTATCGCGATGGAGAAACAGAAGGTCCGAAAGATCGAGGTCACCGGCGAACTCGACGAGGGCGTCGAGGCCAAGGACATCATCCTCGAAATCATCCGTCGGCTCGGGACCGAGGGTGGTGTCGGCTACGTGTACGAGTACGCCGGCGAGACCATCGAGAACCTCGACATGGAAGGTCGGATGTCCATCTGTAACATGTCCATCGAGGGCGGCGCTCGTGCGGGCTATGTCAACCCCGACGAGACCACCTACGAGTGGCTCGAAGAGACGGACTACTTCCAGGAGCACCCCGAGAAATTCGAGGAACTCAAGCCGTACTGGGAGTCCATCCGCTCGGACGACGACGCCGAGTACGACGACGTGGTCGAAATCGACGCCAGCGAACTGGACCCCGTCGTCACGTGGGGGACCACGCCCGGCCAGGGCATCGGCATCGACGACCCGATTCCGGCCCCAGAGGATCTGGCCGACGACAAGGTCGACACTGCCCGCCGTGCTCAGGAGCACATGCGCGTCGAGCCCGGCGAGACGATGGAAGGGTACGACATCGACGTTGCCTTCCTTGGCTCCTGTACCAACGCTCGGCTGCCTGACCTCCGCCGTGCGGCCCGCATCGTCAAGGGCCGCGAGGTCGCTGACGACGTGCGAGCGTTCGTCGTCCCCGGTAGCCAGCGCGTTCAGCGCGCCGCCGAGGAGGAAGGCCTGAAGGACATCTTCGAGGAGGCCGGCTTCGAGTGGCGCAACGCCGGCTGTTCGATGTGTCTGGGCATGAACGAGGACCAGCTGGAAGGCGACGAAGCCTGTGCCTCTTCTTCGAACCGGAACTTCGTTGGCCGGCAGGGCAGCAAGGACGGTCGAACCGTTCTGATGAACCCTCGGATGGTGGCCGCCGCGGCGATCACCGGCGAAGTCTCTGACGTGCGCGACCTGAAGGAGGTGACCCTAGCATGA
- a CDS encoding isocitrate/isopropylmalate dehydrogenase family protein, with the protein MTHEIAVIPGDGIGQEVTPAAVEVLEAIDAVDFDFVEGEAGDAVKEETGDALPEETRELAADADATLFGAAGETAADVILPLRQVVGSFANVRPARSYPGLDAVQPDTDIVFIRENTEGVYKGIESEISEGVTTCTRVITEDASEKIAEYGFSYAKQNGYDDVTIAHKANVMRTTDGLFLDAASAVGEDRDTSYDTALMDALAMHLVMNPQDYGVVICPNLAGDMLSDLAAGLVGGLGLLPSANIGEENALFEPVHGSAPDIAGEGIANPSAMILSAAMLLDHLGYDEQGDAVRTAVESVLDSGPRTPDLGGDASTEDVTAAVIDEL; encoded by the coding sequence ATGACACACGAGATAGCCGTTATTCCGGGCGATGGAATCGGACAGGAGGTCACGCCCGCCGCGGTCGAAGTGCTGGAGGCCATCGACGCCGTCGACTTCGACTTCGTCGAGGGTGAGGCCGGCGACGCAGTGAAGGAAGAAACCGGCGACGCGCTCCCAGAGGAGACACGCGAACTGGCGGCCGACGCCGACGCGACGCTGTTCGGCGCGGCTGGTGAGACAGCGGCCGATGTCATCCTGCCCCTCCGGCAAGTCGTCGGTTCCTTCGCCAACGTCCGCCCGGCCCGCTCGTATCCGGGGCTCGACGCCGTCCAGCCCGACACGGACATCGTGTTCATCCGGGAGAACACCGAGGGTGTCTACAAGGGCATCGAGAGCGAGATTTCAGAGGGCGTCACTACCTGCACACGGGTCATCACCGAAGACGCCTCTGAGAAAATCGCCGAATACGGGTTCAGCTACGCGAAGCAGAACGGCTACGACGACGTGACGATTGCCCACAAAGCCAACGTCATGCGCACTACGGACGGGTTGTTCCTCGATGCGGCATCGGCGGTCGGAGAGGACCGCGACACGTCCTACGATACGGCGCTCATGGACGCGCTTGCGATGCATCTGGTCATGAACCCACAGGACTACGGCGTCGTCATCTGTCCGAACCTCGCCGGCGATATGCTGTCGGATCTCGCCGCGGGCCTCGTCGGCGGCCTCGGTCTGCTGCCGTCGGCCAACATCGGCGAGGAGAACGCGCTATTCGAGCCGGTCCACGGCTCTGCCCCGGACATCGCCGGCGAAGGCATCGCCAACCCCTCGGCGATGATTCTCTCCGCAGCGATGTTGCTCGACCACCTCGGCTACGACGAACAGGGCGATGCAGTTCGAACAGCCGTCGAGTCCGTACTCGACTCCGGGCCTCGAACGCCGGATCTGGGCGGCGACGCATCCACTGAGGACGTGACTGCCGCGGTTATCGACGAACTGTAG
- a CDS encoding DUF6293 family protein, with protein MDQIREIHIAPLGHERDRIAEPIHQHNADDVYLLTATTEPSRLTPYQQALVEELDANGVNVELHRADLHDLYDVLAEVTTLTADHPEDIVRVNVSSGPKVAAIGSAIACMATAATAYYVHPEEHVPSVSAEPLTQGMERAEVLPSYPIEAISRDQVAVLDYLKRTNTDTYTAKKSDLIGFAEDADLSFITDADPTNEKAKFALLNANIVDPLVEDGYIAVSDVGRTKQIELTETGENVLHAFRHKL; from the coding sequence ATGGACCAGATTCGGGAGATACACATCGCGCCGCTGGGGCACGAGCGTGACCGAATCGCCGAGCCGATTCACCAGCACAACGCTGACGACGTGTACCTCCTCACAGCGACCACAGAGCCGTCACGGTTGACGCCGTACCAGCAGGCACTCGTCGAGGAACTGGACGCCAACGGCGTCAACGTCGAACTACATCGAGCGGATTTACACGACCTCTACGACGTGCTGGCCGAGGTCACGACGCTGACAGCCGACCATCCGGAAGACATCGTGCGCGTCAACGTCTCGAGCGGGCCGAAGGTGGCGGCTATCGGAAGCGCAATTGCGTGTATGGCGACGGCGGCGACGGCATACTACGTCCATCCCGAGGAACACGTCCCATCGGTCTCTGCGGAGCCACTCACCCAAGGGATGGAGCGCGCGGAGGTCCTCCCGTCGTATCCTATTGAAGCTATTTCTCGTGACCAAGTTGCGGTGCTGGACTATCTCAAGCGGACAAACACGGACACCTACACCGCAAAAAAGTCGGACCTCATCGGGTTTGCCGAGGACGCCGACCTTTCGTTTATCACCGATGCCGACCCGACAAACGAGAAGGCGAAGTTCGCGCTGTTGAACGCCAACATCGTCGACCCGCTGGTTGAGGACGGCTACATCGCGGTCAGCGATGTCGGCCGGACAAAACAGATCGAACTGACTGAAACCGGCGAGAATGTCCTCCACGCCTTCCGACACAAGCTCTGA
- a CDS encoding DUF5799 family protein: MSDSNWTDRIAGERMAVDQRFNEQVKASSFSSQQWGLVMTAVEFEIENPGDPDAARIVADTSKLSSVMPEMERVANQGPMGGPGGDQSGGSGGGLLSGVKDALGLGGSGGGNKQQEEEAARLAQAYAEQLQEKLESNGRWKSVCEQAQG; this comes from the coding sequence ATGAGCGATTCAAACTGGACCGACCGCATCGCCGGCGAACGGATGGCGGTCGACCAGCGGTTCAACGAACAGGTCAAAGCGTCGTCGTTCTCAAGCCAGCAGTGGGGGCTGGTGATGACTGCCGTCGAGTTCGAGATCGAGAACCCGGGTGACCCGGACGCCGCTCGGATCGTCGCCGATACGTCGAAGCTCTCTAGCGTCATGCCAGAGATGGAACGGGTCGCCAATCAAGGGCCGATGGGCGGTCCCGGCGGTGACCAGTCCGGAGGCTCAGGTGGCGGCCTCCTCTCAGGTGTCAAGGACGCCCTTGGACTAGGTGGGTCCGGTGGCGGGAACAAACAACAGGAGGAAGAGGCAGCACGGCTCGCACAGGCGTACGCTGAGCAACTGCAGGAGAAACTGGAGTCGAACGGGCGCTGGAAGTCCGTCTGCGAGCAGGCCCAGGGTTAG
- a CDS encoding UbiA family prenyltransferase: protein MAVARHESGPFATVSALASQVHPVFMLPPLATSLFGGLLSGGFCPPVAALHAGAMFFAVYTAHVKDGYIDFHVRGEDDDHPLTGAGCRMALVGAGVGFALCTAAIWLLVGPDAALLTLPTWVIGYTHAPQLDMNPIGATMGYPTGIALALLGGYYAQVTTLTPRAVGLAAVFLLLLTGIKIIDDEQDYDYDRSIQKRTVAVVLGHQRARRLAFGLFGAGLLGIVGLSVALPGIPPSAAAAALVFGAVAAIAQRGDPETATMLLIRGSYLLLAVLVTAVWFRPLS, encoded by the coding sequence ATGGCAGTCGCCCGACACGAGAGCGGTCCGTTCGCGACCGTGAGTGCCCTGGCCTCGCAGGTTCACCCGGTGTTTATGCTGCCACCGCTTGCGACCTCGCTGTTCGGGGGGTTGCTCTCCGGCGGGTTCTGTCCTCCAGTGGCAGCGCTCCACGCGGGCGCGATGTTCTTCGCCGTCTACACGGCCCACGTCAAGGACGGCTACATCGATTTCCACGTGCGAGGCGAGGACGACGACCATCCCCTCACTGGTGCTGGCTGTCGCATGGCGCTAGTCGGTGCTGGTGTCGGCTTCGCGCTCTGTACGGCGGCCATCTGGCTGCTGGTCGGTCCCGACGCGGCGCTGCTGACGCTTCCGACCTGGGTTATTGGGTACACCCACGCGCCGCAACTGGATATGAATCCCATTGGTGCGACGATGGGCTACCCGACGGGTATCGCGCTGGCGCTGCTGGGCGGCTACTACGCGCAGGTGACGACGCTGACGCCGCGTGCCGTCGGTCTCGCGGCCGTGTTCCTCCTGTTGCTGACCGGCATCAAGATCATTGACGACGAGCAAGACTACGACTACGACCGGTCGATACAGAAACGGACCGTCGCCGTCGTCCTGGGCCACCAACGTGCCCGGCGGCTCGCGTTCGGCCTGTTCGGAGCAGGCCTCCTCGGAATCGTCGGGCTGTCCGTGGCATTGCCCGGCATCCCGCCGAGTGCTGCGGCGGCCGCGCTCGTTTTCGGGGCGGTCGCGGCTATTGCCCAGCGAGGTGACCCCGAAACTGCGACGATGCTTTTGATTCGCGGGTCGTATCTCCTGTTGGCCGTCCTCGTTACCGCTGTCTGGTTCCGGCCGCTATCGTGA
- a CDS encoding class I fructose-bisphosphate aldolase yields the protein MRPLGDSPLVRNDKTLVLAHDHGLEHGPKQFSGVEERLDPHEVFEMATHDAVTALAVGKGLAETYYPSYEDDVNLLAKLNGGSDLWMGDPYSPQNWSVDYAAELGADAIGYTVYPGVNRETDMFEDFRPVQENARDHDLPIAMWSYPRGQAIKEHRSPSTIAYAARIGLELGADFTKVKYPRDKEAMAHAVRSAADNRVLLSGGSKTSDRDFLELVEDCMDVGVAGLAVGRNVWQRDDPYDILDKLEGVIFEDATADDVL from the coding sequence ATGCGACCACTGGGTGACTCACCGCTCGTACGGAACGACAAGACGCTCGTGCTGGCTCACGACCACGGGCTAGAACACGGTCCCAAGCAGTTCAGCGGCGTCGAGGAGCGCCTCGACCCGCATGAGGTGTTCGAGATGGCGACCCACGACGCCGTGACGGCGCTGGCTGTCGGGAAGGGCCTCGCCGAAACGTACTACCCGAGCTACGAAGACGACGTGAACCTGCTGGCGAAGCTCAACGGCGGCTCGGACCTCTGGATGGGCGATCCGTACTCGCCCCAGAACTGGTCAGTCGACTACGCGGCTGAACTCGGTGCTGACGCCATCGGCTACACCGTCTACCCGGGTGTCAACCGTGAGACCGATATGTTCGAGGACTTCCGCCCGGTGCAGGAGAACGCCCGCGACCACGACCTGCCGATTGCGATGTGGTCGTACCCGCGCGGACAGGCCATCAAGGAGCACCGCAGTCCGTCGACCATCGCCTACGCGGCCCGCATCGGGCTCGAACTCGGCGCTGACTTCACGAAGGTCAAGTACCCGCGCGACAAGGAAGCGATGGCCCACGCCGTCCGCTCAGCCGCTGACAACCGCGTCCTGCTCTCCGGCGGGTCGAAGACCTCGGACCGCGACTTCCTCGAACTCGTTGAGGACTGCATGGACGTCGGCGTCGCCGGCCTCGCGGTCGGCCGCAACGTCTGGCAGCGCGATGACCCCTACGACATTCTGGACAAGCTCGAAGGCGTCATCTTCGAAGACGCGACAGCCGACGACGTCCTGTAG
- a CDS encoding FIST signal transduction protein has product MSTEFGTGQATGDSGDAAAMDAIREAMADISASEPDFCQIFCSPAYDYDAVLWGARSVVGSDTEIVGCSSSGEFTETGSGNGTVTVGVVSSDSMRFFSSLSTELSADPERCLFEAVHDLPASEDPAVDGYPHRTIINLHDGMAGIGNKVTRLTEQYLDDEETPVVGGSAGDDLQLQQTHVFRNDRVETDAVVLVLIASEDPLPVTVNHGHEPISEAMTVTRAEGSTVYELDGRPAFEAWRDAIREDAMETYDIDVDELEAGSEDLVMLLGRYELGIESEPDADADGLASRIKTFIESKLISTKGYNIRWPGHTTDTEGPLDFAVAVSEGTEVVVTHSNKSDQVYAVRNAATNAVNELRGGNVAGGFVYDCACRAMILGEDFDEAVETIHSAIDAPFAGFETYGEVCSADEDYTGYHNTSSVILLFPE; this is encoded by the coding sequence ATGAGTACTGAGTTTGGGACAGGGCAGGCGACGGGGGATTCGGGAGATGCAGCAGCGATGGACGCCATACGGGAAGCTATGGCCGACATCTCGGCCAGCGAACCGGACTTCTGTCAGATCTTCTGCTCCCCGGCATATGATTACGATGCGGTGCTATGGGGTGCGCGAAGTGTTGTCGGTTCAGATACCGAAATCGTGGGCTGTTCGTCTTCCGGAGAGTTCACTGAAACCGGCTCGGGGAACGGGACTGTTACAGTCGGCGTCGTCTCGTCGGACTCGATGCGGTTCTTCTCCAGCCTTTCGACTGAACTCAGCGCTGATCCCGAGCGCTGTCTGTTCGAAGCGGTTCATGACCTCCCTGCGAGCGAGGACCCTGCTGTCGATGGGTATCCGCATCGGACGATCATCAACCTCCACGACGGCATGGCCGGAATCGGAAACAAGGTCACGCGACTCACCGAGCAGTACCTCGACGACGAGGAGACGCCTGTCGTCGGGGGGTCTGCGGGTGACGACCTCCAGTTACAGCAGACCCACGTCTTCCGGAACGACCGCGTGGAGACGGATGCCGTCGTCCTCGTGCTCATTGCCTCAGAGGATCCACTTCCGGTGACAGTCAACCACGGCCACGAGCCGATATCCGAGGCGATGACGGTAACCCGAGCGGAGGGAAGCACCGTGTACGAACTCGACGGTAGACCGGCCTTCGAGGCCTGGCGGGACGCGATTCGAGAGGATGCGATGGAGACATACGATATCGATGTCGACGAGCTGGAAGCAGGGTCCGAGGACCTCGTCATGTTGCTCGGCCGCTACGAACTCGGTATCGAGTCGGAACCGGACGCGGATGCAGACGGACTCGCCTCCCGGATCAAGACCTTCATCGAGAGCAAACTCATCTCAACGAAGGGGTACAACATCCGGTGGCCGGGTCATACAACCGACACCGAGGGGCCGCTGGATTTCGCTGTCGCCGTCTCCGAAGGAACGGAAGTGGTGGTGACACATAGCAATAAATCCGACCAGGTGTATGCTGTCCGGAACGCCGCAACCAACGCTGTCAACGAACTCCGCGGCGGAAACGTCGCGGGTGGGTTCGTGTACGACTGCGCCTGCCGTGCGATGATACTCGGCGAGGATTTCGATGAGGCCGTCGAAACGATTCACAGCGCTATCGACGCGCCCTTCGCCGGCTTCGAAACCTACGGCGAAGTCTGTTCGGCCGACGAGGATTACACGGGCTATCACAACACGTCCTCAGTCATACTGCTGTTCCCGGAGTGA
- a CDS encoding OsmC family protein: MADIEVESTCEEGYTVESVINGEWELIVDALSENGPSPNEVLAADYASCYIPALRVAADKYGHEDIGSVDVEVAAGLDEDDDLEYIDFHVEVEESLADEEQDIVELAEDICHVHSALQDELHAEITIESGV, from the coding sequence ATGGCAGATATCGAAGTCGAGAGCACATGCGAGGAAGGTTACACGGTAGAGAGCGTCATCAACGGCGAATGGGAGCTCATCGTCGACGCACTGAGCGAGAACGGTCCGTCGCCGAACGAGGTGCTGGCCGCCGACTACGCCTCCTGTTACATTCCGGCACTGCGCGTCGCCGCCGACAAGTACGGGCACGAGGACATCGGCAGTGTCGACGTCGAAGTCGCGGCGGGTCTCGACGAGGACGACGACCTGGAGTACATCGACTTCCACGTCGAGGTCGAGGAATCGCTTGCCGACGAGGAACAGGACATCGTCGAACTCGCCGAGGACATCTGTCACGTCCACTCGGCGCTGCAGGACGAACTGCACGCCGAAATCACCATCGAGTCCGGCGTCTGA